A part of Rattus rattus isolate New Zealand chromosome 4, Rrattus_CSIRO_v1, whole genome shotgun sequence genomic DNA contains:
- the LOC116897906 gene encoding 28S ribosomal protein S36, mitochondrial-like — translation MMGSKMASTTRVVQVVKPHAPLIKFPNRRDKPKLSASDALRSAALPSHSSVISQHSKGNLSPNLLMHQGPPDTAELIKLLPQKYRRKPMSQEEMEFIQCGGPE, via the coding sequence ATGATGGGCAGCAAGATGGCTTCTACCACCAGGGTCGTGCAGGTAGTGAAGCCACATGCTCCGTTAATAAAGTTCCCTAACAGAAGAGACAAACCTAAGCTCAGTGCTTCAGACGCTTTGAGATCTGCTGCGCTACCCTCCCACTCCTCTGTAATTTCCCAGCATTCTAAAGGAAATTTGTCCCCCAATTTACTGATGCATCAGGGGCCACCAGACACTgcagaattaataaaattattacctCAGAAATACAGGAGGAAACCTATGTCTCAGGAGGAAATGGAATTTATCCAGTGTGGGGGTCCAGAGTGA